The following proteins come from a genomic window of Sulfurovum xiamenensis:
- a CDS encoding pyrimidine/purine nucleoside phosphorylase, with protein sequence MTKLENISMIKEANVYFDGKVVSRTIFLPNGDRQTLGVMQPGEYTFDTNEAEIMEMMSGELEIRLPGETEFRTLNTPESFNVPANSSFDLKIKTVTDYCCSYIKA encoded by the coding sequence ATGACAAAACTAGAAAACATATCAATGATCAAAGAAGCCAATGTATATTTCGATGGAAAAGTAGTAAGTAGAACTATTTTTTTACCCAATGGAGATAGACAGACCCTAGGTGTGATGCAGCCGGGTGAATATACATTTGACACGAATGAAGCAGAGATCATGGAGATGATGAGTGGAGAATTGGAGATCAGACTTCCGGGTGAAACAGAATTTAGGACATTAAACACCCCTGAGAGTTTCAATGTACCGGCCAACTCATCATTTGATCTGAAGATCAAAACAGTTACAGATTACTGCTGTAGTTATATAAAGGCATAA
- the proB gene encoding glutamate 5-kinase, translating to MKRIVIKVGSSVLTETTSIAKERMLNLASLIAEARKQYEVILVTSGAVAAGYTAVKLNRSVPTSKKVLASVGQPILMSSYKNKFDIYDVPISQILLTEEDFDSRVHTKIFQDIIDRTLKNDILPIVNENDISTTPDQLFGDNDQLSAHITYYTGADLLVILSDIDGYYDDNPKENPDAKIRKVVTEIKKEELAQEHTPNSQFATGGIVTKLKAADYIMSKKREMFLCNGYDLTTAREFLIEGVHNKGTLFTTKKEKKDK from the coding sequence ATGAAAAGGATAGTGATCAAGGTAGGAAGCAGTGTCTTAACAGAGACAACAAGTATAGCAAAAGAGAGGATGTTGAACCTAGCCTCTTTAATTGCTGAAGCCAGAAAACAATATGAAGTTATTCTTGTGACTTCAGGGGCAGTCGCTGCAGGATATACAGCAGTTAAATTGAACAGAAGTGTCCCTACAAGTAAAAAAGTGTTAGCTTCTGTTGGACAGCCTATACTTATGAGTTCCTATAAAAACAAATTTGATATTTATGATGTGCCTATTTCTCAAATACTTTTAACGGAAGAAGATTTTGACTCAAGAGTGCATACAAAGATATTTCAGGACATTATAGACAGAACTCTGAAAAATGATATTTTGCCTATAGTCAATGAAAATGATATTTCAACAACGCCAGATCAACTCTTTGGAGATAATGACCAACTCTCTGCACATATCACCTACTATACCGGTGCTGATCTGCTTGTCATCTTAAGTGATATTGATGGATATTATGATGACAACCCTAAAGAGAATCCAGACGCAAAGATCAGAAAAGTGGTCACTGAGATAAAAAAAGAAGAACTGGCACAGGAACATACACCAAACTCACAGTTTGCAACAGGAGGCATCGTAACAAAACTCAAAGCAGCTGACTACATTATGAGTAAAAAAAGAGAGATGTTTTTATGTAATGGTTATGATCTGACAACTGCTAGAGAATTTTTAATAGAGGGTGTACATAATAAAGGTACACTATTCACAACGAAAAAAGAAAAGAAAGATAAATAA
- a CDS encoding pyrroline-5-carboxylate reductase: protein MKLTFIGNGNMAKALIEGLVEHYEIEVMGRNKHSLQALQEQLPQISTKVMEAKEDISNKHIVLCVKPYSLPDLAPKLTGEADAIYSVLAGTSIESLSAQIKAKKYIRTMPNLGASHLKSMTTITGDEDLKESALSIFNSIGRSLWLNSENELDIATGVAGSGPAYLALIAESLADGAVNQGLKRVDAQVLVQGLFEGFASLIAHENPAIIKDGVMSPGGTTAAGYAALERCNVRHGMMEAVSDAYAKAKELKEKN, encoded by the coding sequence ATGAAGTTAACATTTATTGGCAATGGTAATATGGCTAAGGCGCTTATTGAAGGGTTAGTTGAACATTATGAGATAGAGGTTATGGGAAGAAACAAACACTCTTTACAAGCGCTTCAAGAACAGCTTCCTCAAATTTCAACGAAAGTGATGGAAGCGAAAGAAGATATATCAAATAAACATATAGTACTTTGTGTCAAACCCTACTCTCTCCCTGATCTTGCTCCAAAATTAACAGGTGAAGCAGATGCCATTTATTCTGTTCTGGCAGGCACATCCATAGAGAGTCTCAGCGCACAGATCAAAGCAAAAAAATACATAAGAACGATGCCAAATTTAGGGGCAAGTCATCTTAAATCTATGACAACGATCACAGGAGATGAGGATCTAAAGGAAAGTGCATTAAGTATCTTTAACTCCATTGGTAGAAGTTTATGGCTCAACAGTGAAAATGAACTCGACATCGCAACAGGTGTCGCAGGAAGCGGGCCTGCATACTTGGCACTGATCGCTGAAAGCCTGGCCGATGGTGCAGTAAATCAAGGACTGAAGCGTGTAGATGCCCAGGTACTAGTACAAGGTCTTTTTGAAGGGTTTGCATCCCTTATAGCACATGAAAACCCAGCGATCATAAAAGATGGTGTGATGAGCCCGGGAGGCACAACTGCCGCTGGATATGCTGCACTAGAGCGTTGTAACGTACGTCACGGTATGATGGAAGCAGTCAGTGATGCCTATGCTAAAGCCAAAGAACTTAAAGAGAAAAACTAA